Proteins encoded together in one Columba livia isolate bColLiv1 breed racing homer chromosome 3, bColLiv1.pat.W.v2, whole genome shotgun sequence window:
- the GALM gene encoding galactose mutarotase isoform X1 has product MTEVKRKVFGQMPREEGGGVVEKFVLKSDSVKVEILSLGCIIAALETKGRDGEFSDVVLGFDTLQGYMGKHPYFGAVVGRVANRIAKGRFTVDGKEYQLFLNNGPNSLHGGAKGFDKVLWSPEVLPNGVCFYRLSPDGEEGYPGDLKVWVTYMLSGGELSINYRAQTSKTTPINLTNHAYFNLAGQGSQDIYDHEISIEADSYLPVDDTNIPTGEVTAVQGTGFDLRQPVVLGKHLQKFCLDGFDHNFCLQQVQARRLAGRAHHPPTGRTMEVHTTQPGIQFYTGNFLDGSLKGKGTVRYPKHSAFCLETQNWPDAVNKPQFPNTLLQPGEEYNHTTWFVFSTT; this is encoded by the exons ATGACCGAAGTTAAGCGAAAGGTGTTCGGGCAGATGCCccgggaggaaggaggaggagtggTGGAAAAGTTCGTGTTAAAGTCGGACAGCGTGAAAGTGGAGATCCTGTCCTTAGGGTGCATAATCGCTGCTTTGGAGACAAAAGGCAGGGATGGAGAGTTTTCAGATGTTGTCCTAGGCTTTGACACTTTGCAAG GTTACATGGGGAAGCACCCCTACTTCGGTGCTGTCGTGGGACGTGTTGCCAACAGGATTGCGAAAGGGAGGTTCACTGTGGATGGGAAGGAGTATCAGCTGTTCCTCAACAATGGGCCCAACAGCCTGCATGGAGGAGCCAAGGGATTTGACAAG GTTCTCTGGAGCCCCGAGGTCCTCCCGAATGGCGTCTGCTTCTACCGGCTCAGCCCCGATGGTGAGGAAGGCTACCCCGGTGACCTGAAAGTCTGGGTGACCTACATGCTGAGCGGTGGGGAGCTGTCCATCAACTATCGAGCCCAGACCAGCAAGACAACACCCATCAACCTGACAAACCATGCATACTTCAACCTTGCAGGACAG GGCTCACAGGATATCTACGACCATGAGATCTCTATTGAAGCAGATTCCTACCTGCCTGTGGACGACACCAACATCCCTACTG GGGAAGTCACCGCAGTGCAGGGCACCGGCTTCGATCTCCGGCAGCCTGTGGTCCTGGGGAAGCACTTGCAGAAGTTTTGCCTGGATGGCTTCGACCACAACTTCTGCCTGCAGCAGGTGCAGGCTCGACGCCTTGCGGGCAG GGCTCACCACCCGCCCACTGGCAGGACCATGGAGGTTCACACCACCCAGCCTGGCATCCAGTTTTACACTGGGAACTTCCTGGATGGCTCCTTGAAGGGCAAAGGCACCGTTAGGTACCCCAAGCACTCAGCTTTCTGCCTGGAAACCCAGAACTGGCCTGATGCTGTCAACAAG ccccagttccccaacaccctgctcCAGCCAGGCGAGGAGTACAACCACACCACATGGTTCGTCTTCAGCACCACTTAA
- the GALM gene encoding galactose mutarotase isoform X2, which translates to MTEVKRKVFGQMPREEGGGVVEKFVLKSDSVKVEILSLGCIIAALETKGRDGEFSDVVLGFDTLQGYMGKHPYFGAVVGRVANRIAKGRFTVDGKEYQLFLNNGPNSLHGGAKGFDKVLWSPEVLPNGVCFYRLSPDGEEGYPGDLKVWVTYMLSGGELSINYRAQTSKTTPINLTNHAYFNLAGQGSQDIYDHEISIEADSYLPVDDTNIPTGEVTAVQGTGFDLRQPVVLGKHLQKFCLDGFDHNFCLQQVQARRLAGSPSSPTPCSSQARSTTTPHGSSSAPLKETAC; encoded by the exons ATGACCGAAGTTAAGCGAAAGGTGTTCGGGCAGATGCCccgggaggaaggaggaggagtggTGGAAAAGTTCGTGTTAAAGTCGGACAGCGTGAAAGTGGAGATCCTGTCCTTAGGGTGCATAATCGCTGCTTTGGAGACAAAAGGCAGGGATGGAGAGTTTTCAGATGTTGTCCTAGGCTTTGACACTTTGCAAG GTTACATGGGGAAGCACCCCTACTTCGGTGCTGTCGTGGGACGTGTTGCCAACAGGATTGCGAAAGGGAGGTTCACTGTGGATGGGAAGGAGTATCAGCTGTTCCTCAACAATGGGCCCAACAGCCTGCATGGAGGAGCCAAGGGATTTGACAAG GTTCTCTGGAGCCCCGAGGTCCTCCCGAATGGCGTCTGCTTCTACCGGCTCAGCCCCGATGGTGAGGAAGGCTACCCCGGTGACCTGAAAGTCTGGGTGACCTACATGCTGAGCGGTGGGGAGCTGTCCATCAACTATCGAGCCCAGACCAGCAAGACAACACCCATCAACCTGACAAACCATGCATACTTCAACCTTGCAGGACAG GGCTCACAGGATATCTACGACCATGAGATCTCTATTGAAGCAGATTCCTACCTGCCTGTGGACGACACCAACATCCCTACTG GGGAAGTCACCGCAGTGCAGGGCACCGGCTTCGATCTCCGGCAGCCTGTGGTCCTGGGGAAGCACTTGCAGAAGTTTTGCCTGGATGGCTTCGACCACAACTTCTGCCTGCAGCAGGTGCAGGCTCGACGCCTTGCGGGCAG ccccagttccccaacaccctgctcCAGCCAGGCGAGGAGTACAACCACACCACATGGTTCGTCTTCAGCACCACTTAAGGAAACGGCATGCTGA